Below is a genomic region from Eupeodes corollae chromosome 1, idEupCoro1.1, whole genome shotgun sequence.
attttgcgtcgggactttgTGCCCTGACTGGGCttcaaatcgtttggaagaggatcCCAATTTCGGCCGAAAAAATACTCATTTTTGTTTGATGAATGGCtgtgtaaacaagcaaaattgccgtatatgggacgacaccaacccacgcacAATTGTCAGGTTaggcaataaattaaaaaagaggctgggatgcgacccacactgataacttcccatcccgtctgtagatttgtcttgcttaaaagcttgtctatatgtactcgtatcaatttttaccaaatttgcttactattttttgtagattttattttttatgaaaaaacggactgttggatttttatataaaaattacgaaaacaatattttctgtgaagtaaaataagtttgaagccaatatttttaatttttgaaaagctatttgtgtcgaaagtaaatttttaccaagtattgtattgtttttttagagttttattttttgtaaaaaaaattgtaaattcgattgttttcaaaattttatagaatgttaaaaacaatattttttataagataaaattagtttgaagccaatattttaaatttttgaaaagatatttgagtcggaaatcaatttttaccaacttttcttaatttttttttaggtttttaattttttgtacaaaaactgtcaattcgatttttttcaaaattttactgaatgttaacaacaatattttttgaaagataaaggtagtttaaagacaatatctacaattttttaaaagatatttgagtcgaaaatcaatttttaccaacttttataaatttttttttaggtttttattttttgtaaaaaaactgtcaattcgatttttctcaacatttttcagaatgttgaaaacaatatttcttataagatgaaataaatttgaagcctaaatttctagtttttgaaaagattcaaatatctttatttatcgatatttaatttttaccaactttgagtaatgttttttttcgatttttattttttataaaaaaaagtgtcaattcgattttttcaaaattttatcagatgttaaaaacattattctttgttgcacaaaactgttttggagatgaaatcatattttagtcgtaaaattttggaggtgacaattttttttttcagtttttttgatttataaaaaaaaacgtaaaatggattttttttcaaaaaaatatattatataaaatttaattcaagtctcaagcgtttttgattcgtacgatatttagggttaaccaaaatgttcaccttttttcaagctgctattgtaaaaaaaccacccacgcaattttcttgagagccctttctgcatctttctgccttattatctgtataacaaaatttatttgaaatcgatatgtcttctggtttttgagctatggacgacgaaaaaaacgtcgcgaacgtacagacatctttctaaaaatcttttatttcgactctagggaccttgaaacgtcgagaaatttcaaaattttcaatttgacaaatcggacccattacaataactttctttggaaagttaataaataaaaagataacatcgccgcggtccgtaaatgtctgtgttaacaagcaaaatttccgGACGataccaacccacgcgaggttcaccaaaGATAATACATTcccaaaaagttaccgtttggtatGGATTTTGGACCGGCGGTGGCGTCAGCGttattggtccgtacttttctgaaaacgacgttagtgaggcggtcaccgtcaacagcgagcactacataacgatgatgACCAATTTCTTATGGCCTAAATTAACCATATGCACccagacgacatgtggtttcagcagAACGGTGCTACGTCTGACATAGCAAATGCCACGATTGATTTATAATCATCTACCCGCTCTTATGTAAAACCCTATATTATGAAGTAGCTTTTCATGATATTTGTCATTTGTCTGGCCATTTCTCGAATACAATTGTCTAGGCACCAAATTAAACAAGTCATAAATTCAGAATAAAGCAGGTGCATAAAAGATTATTAAGGTCTTCCACCATATCAgcacaaattaaaatttgttgatatgccaagttaatgttttatgtttattataaatgaaaacattGACTTTTTGCACCTTATGTCCCGTACCAACTTTAATATTCCCCAAATAAACCTGAGGAATTTAACCAATTGTATACGATGCCAAACTGTCTgattaattataaacaatatgtTCTTCTTAATATAGCATGTTAAGATTATGTAAAACATAAACTTGATTGACCATAGAGTGGAATTTAATAAGGaaatttaaagctatttttatcTATCCTTTTGGCTTTTATACCATGAAGTATAAAGGAGCATACGAGCATGTTTCCCAAGAGAATGCCTACCGACAAATTATCACTTTAACTTTTAACGTTGTATTTTAGAGGAAATGATATAATCGTTGAATTCTATATTTAAAGTTACAAACAATCACGTTTTCTATGTACAGTCTATGCAGGTACTTATATATAACTAATAATAACTATAATCTCTCAGGACATTAAATGACTCAGCTTTAATACTTACCTATACACAATTAGCGATTGTGATGATGTTGCGGTATTTAGTATTCAAAGTGCGTGATCCCTAAATAACCCCACGCAATGAAGCTTTTCGAACTCATTAAATGACAAAGTACTATTTCATTCACAACATCCCTTAAAAATCTTTCTAAGTCTTTAAATGATAAAGTTTCGATGATTGCCTTTCAAcattattgaatattgattgataattttatattttttatcattgCAGAGGGTTGTAATGCATATGGTCATGCTTGCTATGGTGGACATGGTAAACGTTCTTTGGGGCAAGTTTCAGATGAAATTCGTCCGGAGACAATCCTCCAAATGTTCCCCAACGAGGAAGGAAGTGAAATTAACACATATCCAAGATATCGTTTAATAAAAATCATGAGACAATTGGTGAGTACACCCACAATTTTATAACCCAACTTACCAACTACCCTTAAACCAATCTTTATTATGCCTTTTATTCTTACTCTCTGACTTCTGTGAACTCCCATGTCCGTAAAAAGTGTGTGAACATAAACTTTATATCTTTGCAATGATATTTAAATCTTTGACAACCTTATGACGAagcgaacaaaaaaaataatgtttttcccAGAGgaaagattaattttaaaataagtaataCCCCGTGGGATTATTTGATATGAGATGAACTTATTTCCATGaagtaaaacaaacaacaacaaaataagaaaactcaTAATAATCAAGTATACTCGTAATGTAGGGTTTTAAATCCAAGCCTTtgctaaattattattattattattataagacaTATTTTATCTATAGAAGATTGTACATAAGTAGATACTAGAGATACAGAGGCAAATGAacttgctttaaaatttttaaagaaatataaagttaaaaagtcACCGTCAGGGTTctaagaaatagtttttttatatataacatAAGGCGGAAAACATCAACTTCGTCTTCGGCTTTTGCTTCTTCATAGGTAATTCAATTGGTCTACACTAATGGATTCTAAACTTAGGCTAACATAGTTAGTGTTGAGATAAGGATGGTAAGACGGAGAAAGAAGGAGGTTTCAGGAAGAATATTATTCTTCCTTTATAAACATTTGTATGTGCATATATTTATTACTCCCCATagcatgaataaataattatgaaatGGAATTCCTTTCCTATGCTCATTTGGTTaataatttgtgttgtttttgaatttgtttatacaTAATAGGGATTTGAGAGCGTGGCTGAATAGTGgataagaaatgatttaattcatttataaattCTCAACTATTCAATTATtcatttaatcaaaataaagcttacatttttttgtatgtaataaaataattttgagatcCATTGTAGTGCCTATTTACGAAAATATTAATCCGAAAATAGTATGCAAGATTATAATATTATAAGTACAAATTGTTACAGGTGccatgtttataaaaattaacacATGAACTTAAAATACTCTTTTTACCTGTTAATGGTTTCGGGCTGCAGCCCACCGTTTCCTTGGATGATAATGGTTCAAAGCACTTGAATCGGTTTTGGCATATACTTTAAGTCCTCCACGGTTCCTTACGCAAAAAAGTTCAAAGTACTACTGACTTTCGGTCAAGATTTCGAACGCAAAACAGCTGTTAGTCAGTATTGTCAGGAATCCAAATTTTTGTCCTCggtcaataaaactaaattaaaccatccattttgcaaaaaaagaggctctgatgcgactcacactgataacttcctatccgtGCCTGTCTTTCGATTTTGAATATCGGGTTTCTCAATAggagcgctacaaaagttttttttaataaaacaaaaaatgtttcggATATCAATGAATGCGCGCCGCCTTCAAATCGAACGACCGAGGCGGCAAAGCGACTGGAACATTTCATGAGATAACAcattctccaaacttggtttccaataaattgattgtgattattgacgaagccatttagCTAGAAATGCGCcgcatcgctgaagatgattttttgatgaaaatccaaatcattttcaagttgttgatCAGACGAATTCACGAACAAAtgacgcttctggtggtcaagccgcttcagttcttgcgtcaatttaatctggTAAGAATGGAGGCCAagatcatttttcaaaatttgccaCAACGACGACACAGAGATGCCCAGCGCTTGTGAACGACGcacgtgtgagagacacatttgagcttcgatttcttttgcatttctTGTGCaactaatggctgaaacacatacacgcttcagcttcgcctGCGTTACgataggcctgcttcgaggttgctttgaattacatttctattatttcatccctccaaagagcaaatattttgtttgttgacatttttttacagctgatgagctgtcagacaaagcaaatgttcagataattgaactatagcttccgtttagagtcacattacgttacattacgttcttttccttacgattttcaaacgaaacgtgaggtcgaagctccattgtgatagcatgcattgaattcctatggctgaacttgtaaacgtcaggcgaagccgaagttaaagcgtgtttgtgtttcagccataaagcctgagcggcagcaatattctcgacactaccggcacttctttgtctcactggcacttaaaaattttgtactgtgcttgtggattcaaatttttccactagCCGCTCAATTGTTGATCGGCTAGGACGATGAAGCGCTCTTAACGTTAAGGCCATTGACTCCGTATTTCAGTAGTAAAtgttaataatttcgactcgttgttggctcggttatctttccatcatgaaatggcaaaccttaccaaagagaaatgtcaaaagaacggcaagaaatatggcgtcgtttgctgtccctgttGCACGACTTTTGTAACGTCCGTCCCTgttaaaaaattccttaaacaatgtttttatgttttaaaaattaaatgtaaaaaaaaaatgtatttaaaatataggtagtttcatttgaaatatcaagcgaCAGTCTAGTTACACGCGCCATGTTCAAAACGGAGCCTCGTGTTACGCACCACACGCTGCAGTAAACTTGACTAAATGGCGCTGATTTCTTGACGAATGTTTCTTTTTAGGTTCACTTTAGTTCAGGGATTGTTGCTGTCAACTCTCTTTTTAAGGAAGccccatacaaaaaaatacatgggGGTTAAGTCGCCGGACCTCGGTGGAAACAGGATGTTCCTAAAGCGACTGATAagtttttgagggaaaactttcCAAATCAAATTCATCATCCTGTCGAAACCACGTTTGCGATGAAAATGATAGATAAGCTTGCAGGTTCGGTAAAAATAAATCCGTTGCATTGCGtcggttattgtttttttttgccttttaGAGTTTCAGTCGAGGGTTATAGGCTCTTGGAGCCCAGTAAcggcagttttgtttattaacggCCTGTTTAAATAAACCGCTCATTTGACCGTCACCAGACACTTTTTCGTGTAAGCAAGGCCTTTTGCGAAGccgtataaaaaaaatctaacggaatcaaatcgcatgattttTGAGTCGATTTAACGTAGCCATAATTGATAGTGATGGGATAGGTTGGTCTTGTTACCGTCGCACTTAAATCAATTTAGATCCATTGTGTATCCCTATATGAACACCTACGCTAAGAGTCATATAACAAAGGCCCCAAAAGTAGTAGGTGTATTTTTTTCGAGCTGTAGCCTGAAATTGTTTGTAGATGTCAGTGGGCATATTAACTTGGGTGAGGACGCACCAGTTACTTAGTCATGTTTCCCTACCTTAACCCCATAATTTAGAACATAAGCCCCCTCCTCAAGACCCGTAGAACCAATGGCATAACGCAGCGCCTAAGGTGTCGGCCTGGTAAATTATTTTGAGCCTGCCTGTTGGTAGGCTGGATAGATAGATTTGGCAAAGTTAAGTTTGGGCTTAAAATGTCAGAGAGTTCATTCAGGTCATTGAAGAAATGTCTTTCGTAAAACCTATTTCATAAATGGCATAACTCAGGGTTGTGGCACTGagtttcattttcttcttgtgGTTACCCAATACTTTGTGCAACGTGGTAACACTCACGAGAAGGGAGAGGGATGATGTTTGTTTATGTTCGACCATAGTGTTATGGTTATAGCAGAAGTAACAAGTGAGTTTCATCATTAGCTAGGTCAAGGATTTTACCCTCGATTACCTGATTTAGATTCTATGACAGGATCTGAACGGTTGAGTATGCCTTCtttcagcttttttattttctggaaCACCATTGTAACCAGGAACCCAAAAAAGCCTCTTAGCTCGTCGCGACAACAAGTCAGAAGCTTGGATTTGATTTTGGTGGCATTAATTGCTTTTATTGCCCCTTGGCTGTCAATGTACAAGGAATAACAGGTTGTGGTATTGCcttcattgaaatttgtttattagATTTCGTCATTGCCAAGACGATATTATTAATTCTGAATGAGCTGACTAGTTCAATAATTTCGGAATAGAAATCCGCACCAACACTAGCGCGTCGCGTCCGTTCACAGGTTTAAGGTTTGTTGAATAGCCAATCCTCTGGAAAAGGAGGTTTTAAACAGCTTACTCAAGTCTAAACGGAGTGTTAAGAAGTCGGTATATACTTTTTACCCGTTGATTTTTGTGGAATTACAGAGTGACCAATGGCCCTAGATTTCTAGCAATCAGTTTGACTTAGCCACAGCTTGTTCCCCGCTTTGTTTTAACCATGTCATGAACTTTCATCGCCAGCGACCAAAAAGTTCGGATTGCTTCGAATACCGTGAAATTGATCAATTAGAATAACATGTCAAGCTTAGCATCTATTACGATAATGCACATGCCTTACAAAATCAGAAACTAATATTATGACAtctgattttgacagttttcaagAGCTACAAACTTCAAGCAACGAAATACATTAATTGTATTCTAAAAGCTTTAAATCAATTGTtcacaaatttatttaagaaatagcatttttaataaatgtaaaaaaagatgttttaatttttccaaacatCTTATTAatggattttctttttctttattctttCAGCTTGGTGGGCGCACAAGACAACAAATTGCTGCAGATCGTCTCAATGACATGGATTATGCTTTAAGCTCCAGTGAAGCCTTTAAGGAAAACTCTTTGAACTaagtttaattcaaaaaatggaGTTAAGGAAGTCGGAACCCttcttttcataacaaaaacaacaacaaaaatcaaacctACTCCTTCGCTGACccatattttataaactttctttTCAATAACCAAATTGTAAATAATCAGATTTGATAGAACGCCAAAGGAcaaaggaaattgtataaaataattttaaaaggaaaaaatgcttctttttttcaaatatgttcTAATTTAACCAACTATAAGTAATTCTAACGGTCATTTATAAAGAGAAATAACATAAtataaatcatacaaaattatttaaaacaaaacttcttcTTAAAGAggtacaataattaaaaaatgatgactttacaaacatttaagttttgttttttaaattacaattaaataataattaattataatttatatgatTGATTAATTTTCCTATTTTCTGAAACTAATGGCTGGAGAGtttcagaaaatgaaaaaacacacacaaataaaatgcaacaaaataagactacatttttattattattattatttatttatttgaaataaaaagaaaaaaatatgtctgCCAAAAcctgacaaaaataataaagaaacaaacaatattggaatttctttaataaaactGATATAGAAAACTATAAGAGTGCAGATTCTGTTCAGGTTAATGGAATACATTATTAACATTATGCGCATTaataaagaaaacagaaaaactacATAGTgctgtatatttatttaaataatgataTAAATCAtactaaattataaaattagtgTGTAgggctataaaatatttattatatctgtataaatgtcaaattgaaaaaaataaacgtttaaacaatttatttaaattttcctgTACTTATGGGGTTTATGGGTGTCCAAGCATCACAAAAGGTTTATTTTCTTATACTTCACtagagaactagggtctagtaacttacaactttcaaccattcctgtatgcgactAATTttagggatggaagggaccaacagttttttttttcatttcaatttattttttttgtgaaatgcaTATCGTGGTTGTATCAGATACCGAGTTCTAAGGGATAAGGCAgtacttattattattacatcTCTTAAGTATTGGGGTTGATTGGTCAAGAGAATGTTTGTTAACATAGAAAgggcaaaacttaaaaaaaatttcaaaaaaaaattaaaggctTAAAAAAGGGTTTTACATTAAACCGAATGGCCAACCATATAAAAAGCCTTAGAGAAATCTAATAGGATAAGAAAGCTTATGTTTTCATCATCCAAGGCAAGACGGATGTTTTCCGTCACATTTAACGATGCCGTAAAGCAGCTCTGACCTTTTTGAAAACCTGATTGTTGAGGTGTTAGCAGGTTCAAAGAATCAAGGTATAGAATAATCTGCTTTTGTAAAGTTGTTTGAAACACTTTAGATATTTACTTGTAGTAAATATGGTGTTGTAAACATGACTAATGTACGGTATGAATCTTGGATCTATTTCATTTAGCTCAATAGCATTTGATTTGACAGAGAATATCCTTTTGCTTCTGTCCTGTTCACTGATTTAAAACAGAAACTATTGTTACATTGTTATTTCTGGATGTAAATATTGGTTTGGTTGAAGGTAAATGATTTGATGGTAGGGTTGATATGCCGAATTAAAACagcttatttaagaaagaacttttcatgacaaaaaataattgtgcacATGAAGGGTTAGAACCCAAGTTTCCTCTGGAGTGACAGTCCTATATGCACTAATCATAACACCACGGGTACTGCATTCAATAGTTTTGctcatttaaaaatcaatgatttataattttgaccaaattgatgtttatgtttgatttgagaacaattaaagtggtgattctcatcggctttgttgatctttttgatgattaaatgaaaacagttttaatctgatttttcccaacgtttcgacggTGATTGCTATTTATGGACTACcgaaaatacacaaacaaaacatgCCTCTTCGCCCGATAGCATCATCGATGAAAGTGCCTTGTTACGAACTCTCCAGGTTTCTTGGTAGAATACTACAGTGTGTCACGAAAGAATCTTCCCACACAGTCGGAAATTCGTTAGAGTTCAAGTGCAAAGCGAAAGATTTAATAATcgataaaaatgaagttttggTTTCTTACGACGCTGTTTCTCTGTTTACTAATGTTCCTGTTTAACTTGCAGTCAACATTATTAAAAGGAAATGGGAAATTATAAGCAAAAACACAAGGGTGAGCCAAAGCAAATTTCtcgaattgtttaatttttgcataAAGGACAATAACTACTTACAGTTTAAAGACAATTTGTACAATCAAATACATGGTATGCCGATGGGAAATCCTCTTTCCCCGACGATTGCTGACTTGGTTTCAGACTATTTGCTTGAAGAATGTTTTAAACTTAACTACAGACCTAAGTTTATAGCAAAGTACGTTGATGATATTTTCGCGGTTGTTAAAAGAGAAGAAATTGATAATGTGCTACCATGCCTCAACCAATTCAACGAAAAGATCCAGTTTACTGTAGAGAAGGAAGAAAGTGAGTCAATAACATTCTTAGACGTTAAAATCTATCGACCGTCTATCTTTCGACTGGTATCAGAAGGATACGACATCTGGAAGACTTGTCAATTTCCGATCTAATCAAGCCAAACACATACGTATGAACACAGCTTCCAATCTCATAAATAAAGTCTTTGCGTTGAGTGACTCAAAATACCACTCCGACAATGAGAAAAAAGTAACACAAATACTCATTGACAATAGCTTTCCgataaaaatcataagaaacTTGATACTTCGTCAAAAACATCAAGTTTCTTCCGGAAATAAGTTGGAAGAGAAGAATGgtgtttaaaaaagtgttgtgCATGTTCCCAAACTCTcggaaaatttcaaagaagttGTCGCCAAAAACAACCCTGATGTGAACTTAGCATATAAGTCAAACCGGACAGTTGCATCTTTATTTACATGCCTAAAGACGAAAACGGACAAGGATCGCCACTCAGGcgtagtttacaaaataaactgcaaaggaAAACCGGACAAACCATGCAATCTCTGTTACATTGGCACAACCAAACAACTCCTTCGACAAAGAATGGCTAACCACAAATCAGACATTCgccaaaaaaaaacggaaaagacAGCAGTAGCATGCCACACCATCGAAACAGGACACCAACCAGATTTTGAAGAAGTCCAAATTCTTGCAACGGAGAAACATACATCCAAACGCTATACATTAGAAACACTtcacataataaataacaaaaataatatgaaccgcAAACAAGACACTCAAAACGTATCCGCCGTTTACTGTTCCTTAGTTTCAGAcacaaacaattcaacagtttacatttaacagtgacaagtcttcaaagtcggaagcgctttaaattttatttgttttaattgtttaaattgttttttttttatgtttttgtaatattgaaatacctaaatgttttcatttaatcatcaaagAGATCAACAAAGCCCatgagaatcaccactttaATTGCTCTCAAatcaaatcatttcaaaatcttataGACAcagattaaataatttaagtagaTATAGTATTCCACATCATTTCTCATTACTTTTCGGATTATAAGTATTTATTTAGCTcaatatgaagttttgagaaaactaAAATCTAATAACGTAGACACAATCACGCGTTCGGTCGTGCCgactttgaaatataaagcatttttttttaagctcagaGCAAAGCTTGAGAACACCGAGTTCAGATCAGATCAGACTTTTCCGACTTATTTATGAAACACACTGTTAAAGTGAAA
It encodes:
- the LOC129942558 gene encoding neuropeptide CCHamide-2, translating into MKQSISFFFVLVCTVVLAAHESQAKKGCNAYGHACYGGHGKRSLGQVSDEIRPETILQMFPNEEGSEINTYPRYRLIKIMRQLLGGRTRQQIAADRLNDMDYALSSSEAFKENSLN